The following are encoded in a window of Thermoanaerobacter ethanolicus JW 200 genomic DNA:
- the lepB gene encoding signal peptidase I: MGKNVQKEILSWIFTIALAFLIAMFIRTYVFELVDVPTGSMLNTIQINDKFIVNKFIYRFEPVKRGDIVVFRFPDDPKVNFVKRVIGIGGDVIEIKNGQLIRNGKVVKEPYIKEPMKGNFGPYVVPPGHYFMLGDNRNESMDSRFWQHKYVSKDQILGKIVFRIWPPDRIGSMSGK, translated from the coding sequence ATGGGCAAAAATGTACAAAAAGAAATATTAAGCTGGATATTTACTATAGCTCTTGCTTTTTTAATTGCAATGTTTATAAGAACTTATGTTTTTGAATTGGTAGATGTACCCACAGGTTCAATGTTAAATACTATTCAAATAAATGATAAATTTATTGTAAACAAGTTTATATACAGGTTTGAACCTGTAAAACGAGGAGATATTGTAGTATTTCGTTTTCCTGACGACCCAAAAGTTAATTTTGTAAAAAGAGTTATTGGCATTGGTGGAGATGTAATTGAAATAAAAAATGGTCAGTTAATAAGAAATGGAAAAGTAGTTAAGGAGCCCTATATAAAAGAACCTATGAAAGGCAATTTTGGACCATATGTCGTCCCACCTGGTCATTATTTTATGTTAGGTGATAATAGAAATGAGTCTATGGATAGTAGATTTTGGCAGCACAAGTATGTATCAAAAGACCAAATTTTGGGTAAAATAGTTTTTAGAATTTGGCCTCCTGATCGAATTGGTTCTATGTCTGGAAAATAG
- the serS gene encoding serine--tRNA ligase, whose translation MLDVKRIRNNPEAVRRAVELKGEKADIDRFLELDEKRRQMLVELETLKNRRNVESDNIAKLKREGKDASDLIAEMKELSDKIKEMEQEVKEVEEELERILWTIPNIPHESVPIGDSDEDNVEIRRWGEPRKFDFEPKPHWEIGEELGILDFEAAARVTGSRFTFYKGLGARLERALINFMLDLHIEKHGYTEVFPPFMVHRRSMFGTGQLPKFEEDAFKVYGTDYFLIPTAEVPVTNMYRDTIIDGDKLPIYHCAYSACFRQEAGSAGRDTRGLIRQHQFNKVELVKFTEPDKSYEELEKMTRDAEEVLQALGLPYRVVAICTGDLGFTASKKYDIEVWMPSYGRYVEISSCSNCEDFQARRANIKYRPKDGGKAQYVHTLNGSGVAVGRTFAAILENYQQEDGSVVIPEVLRPYMKVDVIKK comes from the coding sequence GTGTTAGACGTAAAGAGGATAAGAAATAATCCAGAGGCTGTAAGAAGAGCTGTAGAGCTTAAAGGAGAAAAAGCAGATATAGATAGGTTTTTAGAATTAGACGAAAAAAGAAGACAAATGCTAGTGGAGTTGGAAACATTAAAAAATCGTAGAAATGTGGAATCAGACAATATTGCAAAACTTAAAAGAGAAGGCAAAGATGCTAGCGATTTGATTGCTGAAATGAAAGAATTATCGGATAAGATTAAAGAAATGGAACAAGAGGTAAAAGAAGTAGAAGAAGAATTGGAGCGAATTTTATGGACAATCCCTAATATACCTCATGAGAGTGTTCCAATTGGCGATAGTGATGAAGATAATGTTGAAATAAGGAGATGGGGAGAACCGAGGAAATTTGACTTTGAACCAAAACCTCATTGGGAAATAGGGGAGGAATTAGGTATATTAGATTTTGAAGCGGCTGCAAGAGTTACAGGTTCTAGATTTACTTTTTATAAAGGTTTGGGGGCACGACTAGAAAGAGCACTTATAAACTTTATGTTAGATTTACACATTGAAAAACATGGCTATACTGAAGTGTTTCCTCCCTTTATGGTACATAGAAGAAGCATGTTTGGCACAGGTCAACTTCCTAAGTTTGAAGAGGATGCTTTTAAAGTTTACGGTACAGACTATTTTTTGATACCAACGGCAGAAGTGCCTGTTACTAATATGTACAGAGACACAATAATAGACGGCGATAAGCTTCCAATATACCACTGTGCTTATAGCGCTTGTTTTAGACAAGAGGCAGGTTCTGCAGGAAGAGATACGAGAGGGCTTATAAGGCAGCACCAGTTTAATAAAGTTGAACTTGTCAAATTTACAGAGCCAGACAAATCCTATGAAGAGTTAGAAAAAATGACTAGAGATGCTGAAGAAGTATTGCAGGCGTTAGGACTTCCTTACAGAGTAGTGGCCATATGCACAGGAGATTTAGGCTTTACTGCTTCTAAAAAATACGATATAGAAGTGTGGATGCCAAGCTATGGACGATATGTAGAAATTTCTTCTTGTAGCAATTGTGAAGACTTTCAAGCAAGAAGAGCTAATATAAAGTATAGGCCTAAAGACGGTGGAAAGGCTCAATATGTCCATACTTTAAATGG